In Carya illinoinensis cultivar Pawnee chromosome 9, C.illinoinensisPawnee_v1, whole genome shotgun sequence, the following are encoded in one genomic region:
- the LOC122276542 gene encoding vesicle-associated membrane protein 721-like isoform X2 translates to MTFLERIKEDFLSRYGGGKAATVPANSLSKEFGPKLKEHMQYCIDHPEEVSKLAKVKAQVSEVKGVMMENIEKVLDRGEKIELLVDKTENLHQQAQDFRTTGTQIRRKMWLQNMKIKLIVLGILIALILIIVLSICHGFNC, encoded by the exons ATGACTTTTCTGGAGCGCATCAAGGAGGACTTTTTGTCAAGATATGGAGGTGGAAAGGCTGCTACAGTTCCTGCCAACAGCCTTAGCAAGGAATTTGG GCCAAAATTGAAGGAACATATGCAGTACTGTATTGATCATCCTGAAGAGGTAAGCAAGCTTGCAAAGGTGAAGGCTCAGGTTTCAGAAGTTAAAGGTGTAATGATGGAGAACATTGAAAAg GTTTTAGATAGGGGGGAAAAGATAGAGCTTCTGGTGGATAAGACTGAGAACCTTCATCAACAG GCACAGGACTTCCGCACCACAGGTACGCAAATCCGGAGGAAAATGTGGCTGCAGAACATGAAGATCAAGCTGATTGTTTTGGGGATTCTAATAGCATTGATCCTCATCATAGTCCTCTCTATTTGCCATGGGTTCAACTGCTGA
- the LOC122276541 gene encoding transcription initiation factor TFIID subunit 8: MKSKLRKEAKTQSSTATTTTTSTPSELSFAIARIAVSQICQSVGFKATQLSALETLTLVATKYLQAIAGSATSFTNSSNRTQSNLLDLTNALHEVVSLHSGGLSGGSILHRPTSTLLSTSGVLKDLANFVYFHDEIPFAKPIPRPDRTSSSGNSSPGTKKLDCTRGSHVPKWLPGFPNGNNGVDEIYLGKGKRKNGESLWEESVLVGSDLGRKNWNENGRKRVAGEGKVETGRGKVRFKMGSMSGVCRLENNKNNLNDRSNGIDKEEKILVYKRRRRRRDDGGRLINL, encoded by the coding sequence ATGAAATCAAAGCTCCGCAAGGAAGCTAAAACCCAATCATCGACGGCAACGACGACGACTACTTCAACCCCATCGGAGCTCTCGTTCGCCATAGCCAGAATCGCAGTCTCCCAGATCTGTCAGTCAGTGGGATTCAAAGCCACCCAACTCTCCGCCCTCGAGACGCTGACCCTCGTGGCCACCAAGTACCTCCAGGCCATAGCCGGGTCCGCCACCTCCTTCACCAACTCCTCCAACCGCACCCAATCCAACCTCCTCGACCTCACCAACGCCCTCCACGAAGTCGTTTCACTCCACAGCGGCGGCTTATCCGGAGGCTCGATACTCCACAGACCCACTTCCACTCTCCTGTCCACCTCAGGGGTCCTAAAGGACCTCGCCAATTTTGTCTACTTCCACGACGAAATCCCATTCGCCAAGCCGATTCCCCGGCCGGACCGTACTAGTTCCTCCGGGAACTCGAGTCCCGGGACTAAAAAGTTAGATTGTACCCGCGGCTCGCATGTGCCAAAATGGCTGCCCGGATTTCCGAATGGGAACAATGGGGTTGATGAGATTTACCTCGGGAAGGGAAAGAGAAAGAACGGGGAGAGCTTGTGGGAGGAATCGGTTCTAGTGGGGAGTGATTTGGGGAGGAAGAATTGGAATGAAAATGGTCGAAAAAGGGTAGCAGGGGAGGGGAAAGTGGAAACGGGGAGAGGGAAGGTGAGGTTTAAGATGGGTTCAATGAGTGGGGTTTGTAGACTAGAAAACAATAAGAACAATTTGAATGACAGAAGTAATGGGATTGATAAGGAAGAGAAGATCCTCGTGtacaagagaagaagaagaagaagggatgATGGTGGGCGCTTAATCAATTTGTGA
- the LOC122276542 gene encoding vesicle-associated membrane protein 721-like isoform X1 translates to MSHKPLIYAFVSRGTVLLAEYTEFSGNFNSIAHQCLQKLPAANNKFTYNCDAHTFNYLVDNGYTYCVVADESVGRQVPMTFLERIKEDFLSRYGGGKAATVPANSLSKEFGPKLKEHMQYCIDHPEEVSKLAKVKAQVSEVKGVMMENIEKVLDRGEKIELLVDKTENLHQQAQDFRTTGTQIRRKMWLQNMKIKLIVLGILIALILIIVLSICHGFNC, encoded by the exons ATGAGCCACAAGCCTCTAATTTACGCTTTCGTTTCTCGCGGAACTGTGCTTCTCGCTGAGTACACCGAATTCAGTGGCAATTTCAATTCCATAGCGCACCAATGCCTCCAGAAGCTCCCGGCTGCCAACAACAAGTTCACCTACAACTGCGATGCCCACACCTTTAATTACCTGGTCGACAATGGCTACA CATATTGTGTAGTTGCAGATGAATCAGTTGGGCGACAGGTACCCATGACTTTTCTGGAGCGCATCAAGGAGGACTTTTTGTCAAGATATGGAGGTGGAAAGGCTGCTACAGTTCCTGCCAACAGCCTTAGCAAGGAATTTGG GCCAAAATTGAAGGAACATATGCAGTACTGTATTGATCATCCTGAAGAGGTAAGCAAGCTTGCAAAGGTGAAGGCTCAGGTTTCAGAAGTTAAAGGTGTAATGATGGAGAACATTGAAAAg GTTTTAGATAGGGGGGAAAAGATAGAGCTTCTGGTGGATAAGACTGAGAACCTTCATCAACAG GCACAGGACTTCCGCACCACAGGTACGCAAATCCGGAGGAAAATGTGGCTGCAGAACATGAAGATCAAGCTGATTGTTTTGGGGATTCTAATAGCATTGATCCTCATCATAGTCCTCTCTATTTGCCATGGGTTCAACTGCTGA